Proteins found in one Candidatus Woesearchaeota archaeon genomic segment:
- a CDS encoding MFS transporter: MVVFQSRVLFNKFVKTTTMDAFYYFVIYLYISFLSPYLSTLGWSESLKGWFFALFSLISIIAAPVVGTLSDKIGRFKVILFGLVLEIISLGGYILITDPVGLFLIRCLSAIAFNAVVVTSLSRINDTVEDENKRSSITGTAQSIVSIAVIIAPFIGGYIADYYGYEYIFLTAWTIMISLLLGLMIYDLCFFKNNYEHRKKEKLRKKDFNPLKDVRDVLRVKELRAVSILGVAANFSIPYMTLVLPFFIIQQMGLSNLHMSVAVFLMGLAHTLQFFFGRIADTIGSNKGTLIGLLLSALTLVAMSFVNNYGLLLVLIFVRAIGGSFWNVSAWSFMSTIAEKKRIEGKVVGSFTSISRVAVTISFVVSGFLLTSIGRGIFALYGIIIIMGILVAKKPIMGTTIKVKETR, encoded by the coding sequence ATGGTAGTTTTTCAAAGCAGAGTGCTGTTTAACAAATTCGTGAAAACAACAACCATGGATGCATTCTATTATTTTGTTATCTATTTGTATATCTCGTTTCTTTCACCATATCTCTCGACGCTAGGATGGTCTGAATCGTTAAAAGGATGGTTTTTTGCACTTTTCTCACTTATCAGCATTATTGCCGCGCCGGTTGTTGGAACACTTTCAGATAAAATCGGTCGTTTCAAAGTCATTCTATTCGGATTAGTTCTTGAAATTATCTCGCTTGGAGGATACATACTTATTACTGACCCCGTAGGACTTTTTTTAATAAGATGTCTTTCAGCAATCGCCTTTAACGCTGTCGTTGTCACATCACTTTCGCGTATTAATGACACTGTTGAAGACGAGAATAAACGAAGCAGCATCACAGGCACGGCACAATCTATTGTCTCCATAGCAGTTATTATCGCACCATTTATTGGCGGCTATATTGCAGATTATTATGGTTATGAATACATCTTTCTTACTGCGTGGACAATCATGATTTCTCTTTTACTTGGACTTATGATATATGATCTTTGTTTTTTTAAAAATAATTACGAGCATCGAAAAAAAGAGAAACTGCGAAAAAAAGATTTTAATCCACTTAAAGATGTTCGAGATGTTTTGCGCGTTAAAGAACTTCGAGCAGTTAGCATCCTAGGAGTTGCAGCAAATTTTTCTATCCCCTACATGACACTTGTTCTCCCTTTCTTTATTATACAACAAATGGGGCTGTCCAATTTACATATGAGCGTTGCTGTATTTTTAATGGGTTTGGCGCACACACTTCAATTCTTCTTCGGACGAATTGCAGATACTATTGGAAGTAATAAAGGAACGCTCATTGGTCTTTTACTCAGCGCCCTGACACTTGTAGCAATGAGCTTTGTAAACAACTATGGGCTACTTCTCGTTCTTATTTTTGTTCGAGCAATAGGGGGCTCCTTTTGGAACGTTTCTGCATGGTCATTTATGTCCACCATTGCAGAGAAAAAAAGAATAGAAGGGAAAGTAGTGGGAAGCTTCACCTCCATTTCTCGAGTAGCAGTTACGATTAGTTTTGTTGTTTCAGGATTTCTCTTGACGAGTATTGGTCGAGGTATTTTTGCACTCTATGGTATCATCATTATCATGGGCATTCTTGTGGCAAAAAAACCAATAATGGGAACCACTATTAAAGTAAAAGAAACAAGATAA
- a CDS encoding MarR family transcriptional regulator: MNQKQIGSIVLIIGILLAGFVFILKTNLDAAADLEALMAINETGTCITDEGKCLHKQYDALYIIGWLISGSLIILGIYLMFFDKTQKLLVEQNIRVVRALKEAKKEEAKKDNLTAFLSAFPDDERKLLRVIHDQEGIKQSTLRFKMGMSKSTLSILLTSLEERDIIARKEAGKTKEIFLRKKF, translated from the coding sequence ATGAATCAAAAACAAATCGGTAGTATTGTGCTTATTATTGGTATTCTTCTAGCTGGCTTTGTCTTTATCCTGAAAACAAATCTTGACGCAGCTGCTGATCTTGAAGCTTTAATGGCTATTAATGAAACAGGCACTTGCATCACCGATGAAGGCAAATGTTTGCATAAACAATATGATGCATTGTATATTATTGGTTGGCTTATTTCTGGTTCGTTAATTATTCTAGGCATCTATCTTATGTTCTTTGATAAAACGCAAAAATTGCTTGTTGAGCAAAATATTCGTGTAGTTAGAGCGCTTAAAGAAGCAAAAAAAGAAGAAGCAAAAAAAGATAATCTTACTGCGTTCCTCTCTGCTTTTCCTGATGATGAGCGAAAACTTCTTCGAGTAATTCATGACCAAGAAGGCATTAAACAATCCACGCTAAGATTTAAAATGGGTATGAGTAAATCAACACTTTCCATTTTACTTACCTCTTTAGAAGAACGCGACATCATC